The region ATAGAAAATGGGAACGGAGGAGGTGATCCTGCCTTTACTGTGATCTCAGAGATGTTTCCTGTCCGCGATGGGAGGTGGTCTCTCATGGGCCCTGCCAGGGGTGTAAGGGAAAATACAAATATTATGGGTTGTTGAATGTGACTATGCAAATAGTACTATAAAAACCCTTTTACAGAGATAATGGTGATCAGCTGTGAACCCAATAGTGTGGAATTGGACTTTTTGCTGCAGAATGGTCCTCTGGCATTCTGCAGCTTTTCCGGTTTGCCTCGGGTCCGGTtcacagcaatcagctgttggctCCAGGCGTTGCGTTCTGACAGGGATTGTGTCTGATGGTGCAGCCACTCTTTAATTGCGGCAGTAATTAATTTCTGATGTGTTTCTCCCCACTCTTGCAGCCTTCTGGATGTTTTAATGCAAGATTCAAGGCTATATCTTATTTTTGAATTTCTTTCCATGGATTTGAAGAAGTATTTGGATTCCATTCCCAGTGGTCAATATTTGGACTCGATGCTTGTAAAGGTAAccttatgtttaaccccttcatgaccagatCCGTATGTCCACATCAAAacaaattaatttatttttgatGCCCAATTTATTTTTGTGGTATAGATTGTGCTTTCTTATTGTttcttttaattttactttttgtataaagaaaaatgggcagaaataatataaaattcaaattttcttttttttttttttcttttcctaatTCAATGTAATCTGCATGGTGCATCAAtaattagggttcattcacacaactGTGATTTGGCACGTATAACACATACGATGCATGGCCGCGGTGAAAACATGAATTTTCATTCATGCGTTCATATGGGTGTGTAAAAACTGCGTTTAGATATGCATATTAAAAAGgttgcagcatgctctctttcacCGATTAGAGCCCTATATTTTTGTATGGGTAGCATCTGTAACGTTGTCCAttcgcaatacattgcatatgggcaacaATACATGCGCAACTCTGCTATGAGACAGAGTGGAGAATTTGCAAAAAGTCATGCACAGGGCACTCGCTGCCAGATGCGGCAATAGCCGTCTCAGACCTGTAAAACGTAACCCAGCGTTTTATGCATTTCGTTGTGCAAATGAGCCGTTAGGTCATATGTATACAGATGGTGGACACGGAGGGGTTACTTTAGGTAAGGCCGGGCTCTCACAAGGTGTAATTGAATTGTGTATTAAGCACATGATGTATGCGTGTATAATGCACAGTAAAGCGAGGCAATTCAAATGCACGGATTTTTCGTAGTTCCACttacacttgcttttttttttaatgcaattataCACGTTttattttaccacgtattacgcacgATAAAGCCCTATTCTCTATGGGGGCATACTGAAACTCTCCAATTACACTGCCTATGTACAGCGGTTTTTATGCAACGTTGCTAAGACACTAGaagaaaagtaaaattaaaaacaaaacaggaagccAGTGCATGGTGGcgcgagatacgctgtcatgtgtaGACATATGCAAATAAAACGCGGGGATGAGCATCTCCACACTAGTAAGATGCTGCGGGTCTTTGTTTAACGCAGTGCTTTACCATACAGCCACTCTCACACTGTTTTGGTAAAACGCTGCGATTTTGAACGCAGTTTTACCGTGAGTTTTATCAgtgtttttgaatgcaggttACTGCGTTTGACAGAGCTTTTAACGCACCCAATcattgtgatgaggtgcattaaaaacctcAAAATCCCAAAAGAGAGCAGACCGTGTTCAAAAATCGTGTTCAAATGCAGGTCTTCGAggtcctactgaaatcaatgagttatATCGCGATTAGCAAGGCATTCAAACCGCTAAGGTAAAAAGCGCGTCTGAGTGGTTTCAGGCCACTCTTGCATGCGTTCAGTTAGATGCCACTTGGAACAGCGGTATTCTACTGCGTTTTTAAATGCATgtcacagcgctttttaatgcgccccatcattgtgatggggtgCGTGAAATGCGGAAATGCTGAAAGCCATAACAGGTAGTGCTCAAAAATCACGGCGTTGCAAACCCTGCATCtgagcgcaggtctgcgaagcccttttaaaatcaatgggagcgttgtattgCGATGCTTGGTACGCTGCGCTAATTGCAGTTAAAAGCTGTGTGTGTCCTAAGATATCTGATGTTTCTACAATCGGTTCTGTAAACCTTGCTTTGTATTtccaatgtgtttgttttttgacAGAGCTACCTGCATCAGATTCTACAAGGCATTGTGTTTTGTCATGCTAGAAGAATCTTACACAGAGACTTGAAGCCTCAGAACTTGTTAATAGACAGTAAAGGAGTCATAAAGTTGGCTGATTTCGGGCTGGCCCGAGCATTTGGCATCCCCGTTCGTGTGTACACACATGAGGTAAGAGAAAATGGAATACGATGGGATACACCATGGCATTTTACAAATGCATGTAATACACACCCCAAGCACTAAATGGCTATGGAGGCAACTGAGGTACAGGCACATTTAAAGGAACACTAAGTCTTTAAGTGGATTATAATAGAAGGCAAAGGAAAACTTGCCTACATTCTGTCTTTCACAGTCGAAACCTCCTGCAAATATTCTTGCAGGAATCCTACAGATAACTACAATCCTTCCATTTTTGTCTGGGTTCTTTTCGCATTACATTTGCTGCTCCACTTCTTTCTCCGTCTCGGGTTTCCATCTTTTATGTAGAAAACTGCACTGGAATGGGACCAATAGGGGttaatgtttttgaggtgcactCTTTCAGTTTGGTGGAGCTAAAAAAGTAATATGTAACTAGCTTAATGGGAAGAGGCTTAGAAGCCCTAGCTCATTGCAGAGCAGTGGGAGGAAGAATTATGCAGCCAGTTTGCCTTACATCAAAGGTGGTGAAAAGATGCACAATGACATAGGTTGAACTTACTTCCCCACCCAcatcctaaggcctcctgtccacaggtgataTATCGCAGCGATCTTCCGATCATTAATGATGGGTACATCACGGTGACCTTAGCGTTCTCCCGCAGCGGAAATACGCTATGACCACGGACAGGCGACCTAAAACTGTACCACTCCCAAcatgtgctgaaaatgcagcataGCCCCCTCATGTTGCAATTCTTGATGCTGCACCAAATTTGTACTTGGGTCTCTTTTGCAAAGGCCCCTTTCCTGTAGACATTGCATGAAGTCTTCCTAATTCAATGCCATATTTTTCTTTCACAGGTTGTGACCCTATGGTACAGAGCACCCGAAGTTCTGTTGGGGTCTGCGAGATATTCAACACCAGTTGATGTGTGGAGTATAGGCACTATATTTGCAGAGATTGCATCAAAGAAGCCCCTCTTCCATGGAGATTCTGAAATAGACCAGCTCTTCAGAATATTCAGGTATGTAAAGGGTGCGTTAAGACGACTTAtcctggcactagagatgagcgaacgtactcgcccgagcttgatactcgttcgagtattagcgtgttcgagatgctcgttactcgtgacgagtaccacgcgatgttcgagttactttcactttcatctctgagacgttagcgtgcttttctggccaatagaaagacagggaaggcattacaacttccccctgcgacgttcaagccctataccagccccctgcagtgagtggctggcgagatcaggtgtcacccgagtatataaatcggcccctcccgcggctcgccacagatgcattctgacatagctcagggaaagtgctactgatgctggagctgctatagggagagcgttaggagtgattttaggcttcaagaaccacaacggtccttcttagggccacatctgaccatgtgcagtactgttgaggctgcttttagcagtgttgcacttttttttttttgtatatcggccgtgcagagcattgcgtcctcagtctgcagtcattatacagagtatagggccagtactggtgaagcagggaaagagatattcaggctatataggcagtgggctttttccaaaaaattggggagaaatactatatttgggctgcctgtgaccgtcttcagtttactgcgtgtctgctgggggtagtagtcctaattaatacgcagctaagcgttagagcaggcttgcgcaaaattgtttcctggatctgctgtctgttacatcagcgccgtcatcccgccagagggaaacagtatacatattatacgctgcctacagtatctgctgggggtagtagtcctaattaatatgcagctaagcattacagcaggctggcgcaaaattgtttcctggatctgctgtgcgttccgtaagggaagtcagcctccaaccacaggccaataagcggcgcatttaattacagcgttctgtttctgcactactggtaatacagcatgctgaggggtaggggtaggcctagagggcgaggatgcggaggcctaagtcagggtgtgggcacaggccgagctcctgtgTATCGCAGCcggcagccgactgctgcgggattaggagagaggcacgtttctggcgtccccacattcatctcacaattattgggtccacgcggtagacctttattagaaaatgagcagtgtgagcaggtcctgtcgtggatggcagaaagtgcatccagccatctatcgaccacccagaattctgcgccgtccactgctgcaactctgaatcctctgactgctactcctccttcctcccagcctcctcactccattacaatgacacattctgaggagcgggcagacacccaggaactgttctcgggcccctgcccagaatgggcagcaatggttccgaatcctctcccactggaggagtttgtcgtgaccgaagcccaacctttgtaaagttcccggggtccgggggatgaggctggggacttccggcaactgtctcaagagctttcagtgggtgaggaggacgatgacgatgagacagttgtctcactcaggtagtagtaattggagtaagtccgaaggaggagcgcacagaggattcggaggaagagcagcaggactatgaggtgactgaccccacctggtttgctacgcctactgaggacaggtcttcagagggggaggcaagggcagcagcagggcaggttggaagaggcagtgcggtgtccaggggtagaggcagggccagaccgaatactccaccaactgtttcccaaagcgccccctcgcgccatgccaccctgcagaggccgaggcgctcaaaggtctggcagtttttcactgagagtgaagACGACCGacgagtggtgtgcaacctttgtcgtgccaagatcagctggggagccaccaccaccagcctcaccaccaccagcatgcgcagacatatgatggccaagcaccccacaaggtaggacgaaggccgttcaccgcctccggtttgcaccgctgcctctccccctgtgccccaacctgccactgagatccaacccccctctcaggacacaggcactaccgtctcctggcctgcacccacaccctcacctccgctg is a window of Eleutherodactylus coqui strain aEleCoq1 chromosome 4, aEleCoq1.hap1, whole genome shotgun sequence DNA encoding:
- the CDK1 gene encoding cyclin-dependent kinase 1; amino-acid sequence: MGMDEYTKIEKIGEGTYGVVYKGRHKATGQIVAMKKIRLENEEEGVPSTAIREISLLKELQHPNIVCLLDVLMQDSRLYLIFEFLSMDLKKYLDSIPSGQYLDSMLVKSYLHQILQGIVFCHARRILHRDLKPQNLLIDSKGVIKLADFGLARAFGIPVRVYTHEVVTLWYRAPEVLLGSARYSTPVDVWSIGTIFAEIASKKPLFHGDSEIDQLFRIFRALGTPNNEVWPEVESLQDYKNTFPKWKGGTLASNVKNIDKDGLELLSKMLVYDPAKRISARQALLHPYFDDLDKSNLPANQIKN